One genomic region from Euleptes europaea isolate rEulEur1 chromosome 6, rEulEur1.hap1, whole genome shotgun sequence encodes:
- the PTPN5 gene encoding tyrosine-protein phosphatase non-receptor type 5 → MEPLDEDDGQQEPRKRTEKSQKGSEETQSNWLAWWNGLSTGGVVYLFALSQILVFSFMFWNDGCEILPAVQNAFDVLSKVLTPFGQLVADSSKDLIRIGGITMSYVLLSLFSFSLLLVGTLVWYLLKTPPDHPFPLQEDRRQSVSRQPSFTYSEWTEDKNEDDFLDLDPVPETPVFDCVMDMKVETDPATLTVKSVGLQERRGSNVSLTLDMCTPGCSEQGFGYIMSPREESAREYLQTASNVLTAEELHTKALDSLTLQTEFFEIPMNFVDPKEYDIPGLVRKNRYKTILPNPHSRVCLTSDDQDDPLSSYINANYIRGYGGEEKVYVATQGPIVNTVSDFWRMVWQEHSPIVVMITNIEEMNEKCTEYWPEHQVTYEGIEITINRVIQADDYRLRLITLKKGEEIRNLKHYWYTSWPDQKTPDQAPPLLQLVQEVEEAVQSAEDKNAPVIVHCSAGIGRTGCFIATSICCKQLKNEGVVDILRTTSQLRLDRGGMIQTSEQYQFVHHVMSLYEKQFSRAAAGE, encoded by the exons ATGGAACCATTGGATGAAGATGATGGACAGCAGGAACCACGAAAGAGGACCGAAAAATCTCAGAAGGGCTCTGAGGAGACTCAGAGTAACTGGCTGGCCTGGTGGAACGGACTGAGTACAGGAGGTGTCGTTTACCTGTTCGCCCTCTCACAGATATTG GTTTTCTCCTTTATGTTTTGGAACGATGGCTGTGAGATACTCCCGGCAGTTCAGAATGCTTTTGATGTATTGTCTAAGGTGCTTACTCCATTTGGACAGTTGGTTGCAGATTCCAGCAAG GATCTGATCAGAATTGGGGGCATCACAATGTCATACGTCCTGCTGTCTTTGTTTTCCTTTAGCTTGCTGCTCGTGGGAACACTG GTTTGGTATCTTCTGAAGACTCCTCCAGATCACCCATTCCCTCTCCAAGAGGACAGGAGACAGTCTGTAAGCCGCCAGCCTTCATTTACCTACTCTGAATGGACAGAGGATAAAAATGAAGATGACTTCCTTGATCTGGACCCAGTGCCAGAGACACCCGTTTTTGACTGTGTGATGGATATGAAAGTAGAGACTGATCCAGCAACACTGACAGTGAAATCTGTGGGACTGCAAGAAAG GAGGGGTTCCAATGTTTCACTCACACTGGACATGTGCACTCCAGGCTGTTCTGAGCAAGGGTTTGGTTATATCATGTCTCCAAGGGAAGAATCAGCTCGAGAATACCTCCAGACAGCATCAAATGTTCTCACTGCGGAGGAGCTGCACACAAAAGCATTAGATTCTCTTACACTTCAGACAGAGTTTTTT GAAATCCCAATGAACTTTGTTGACCCAAAGGAATATGATATTCCAGGTTTGGTGCGAAAGAATCGCTACAAAACTATTCTCCCAA ATCCTCACAGCAGAGTGTGCCTTACCTCAGATGATCAAGATGATCCCCTGAGCTCTTACATCAATGCCAACTACATCAGG GGctatggaggagaagaaaaggtgTACGTTGCTACTCAGGGACCCATAGTTAATACTGTCAGTGATTTCTGGAGAATGGTGTGGCAAGAACATTCGCCAATTGTCGTCATGATTACCAATATAGAAGAAATGAATGAG AAATGTACAGAATACTGGCCAGAACATCAGGTGACCTATGAAGGAATTGAAATCACAATTAACAGAGTGATACAAGCTGATGATTACCGGCTAAGGCTTATTACCCTAAAG AAGGGTGAAGAAATAAGGAATCTGAAGCACTACTGGTATACATCTTGGCCAGACCAAAAGACCCCTGACCAAGCACCTCCCCTGTTGCAGCTGGTTCAGGAAGTAGAAGAAGCTGTGCAGTCTGCAGAAGACAAAAACGCTCCAGTCATTGTTCACTGCAG TGCAGGGATTGGGAGGACCGGCTGCTTTATCGCCACAAGCATTTGCTGCAAGCAGTTGAAAAATGAGGGTGTTGTTGACATACTACGAACAACCTCCCAGCTACGGCTAGACAG